From the genome of Vicia villosa cultivar HV-30 ecotype Madison, WI linkage group LG2, Vvil1.0, whole genome shotgun sequence, one region includes:
- the LOC131648328 gene encoding ATP-dependent zinc metalloprotease FTSH, chloroplastic-like codes for MRPGEGLLEMDGFDSNSAVIVLGATNRADVLDPAHRRPGRFDRVVMVETPDRIGRESILKVHVSKKELPLANDVYIGDIASMTTGFTVADLANLVNEAALLAGRKNKVVVEKIDFIEAVERSLAVSKFFLDSLFSIWSTTLLENVPLQ; via the exons ATGAGGCCCGGTGAAGGACTTCTC GAGATGGATGGGTTTGACAGCAATTCAGCAGTGATTGTTCTTGGAGCAACTAATCGTGCTGATGTCTTAGATCCTGCACATCGCCGACCAGGAAGATTTGATCGAGTAGTTATG GTGGAAACACCTGATAGGATTGGAAGAGAATCCATCCTGAAAGTTCACGTTTCTAAGAAAGAACTTCCATTGGCCAATGATGTTTACATTGGTGACATTGCTTCTATGACTACTGGATTCACAGT GGCGGATCTTGCGAACCTAGTAAATGAGGCTGCTTTATTGGCtggaagaaagaacaaagttgttgtggagaaaattgattttattgaaGCTGTGGAAAGGTCATTAGCTGtaagtaaattttttttggattctttGTTTTCCATCTGGAGTACCACGCTCCTGGAAAATGTTCCACTACAATGA